The following coding sequences lie in one Sedimentibacter sp. MB35-C1 genomic window:
- a CDS encoding tetratricopeptide repeat protein, with protein sequence MKNILKKAIELRENGKLNEANSMLVELVKTFPNNAEVNYQCAWSFDVLGLEKEAVPFYEKAIELGLPEKDLKEAYLGLGSTYRTIGEYEKSKQLLLEGIRKYDINSLKVFLAMTLYNLGEHTEAMKLLLKIIAETSADESILDFKKAIDFYSDKLNELW encoded by the coding sequence ATGAAAAATATACTGAAGAAAGCTATTGAACTTAGAGAAAATGGTAAATTAAATGAAGCTAATTCAATGCTTGTTGAATTGGTAAAGACATTTCCAAATAATGCGGAGGTCAACTATCAGTGTGCTTGGAGTTTTGATGTGCTTGGATTAGAAAAGGAAGCTGTGCCTTTTTATGAAAAAGCAATAGAGCTTGGACTACCAGAAAAAGATTTGAAGGAAGCTTACCTAGGACTTGGAAGTACTTATCGTACGATAGGAGAGTATGAAAAATCCAAACAACTTCTACTAGAAGGAATAAGAAAATACGATATTAATTCTCTAAAGGTATTTTTAGCCATGACTCTTTACAATTTAGGGGAGCACACAGAAGCTATGAAACTATTACTTAAAATTATTGCAGAGACATCAGCAGATGAAAGTATATTAGATTTCAAAAAAGCAATAGATTTTTATTCTGATAAGTTAAATGAGTTATGGTAA
- a CDS encoding PhzF family phenazine biosynthesis protein — protein MKVKVYTINAFAKTKQGGNPAGVVLDADNLSEDVMKKIARIIGFSEIAFIMKSNKADFKVRFFTPNEEVDLCGHATIAAFSVLLKTECINPGTYTQETKAGILAVEVDENGIIMMTQTNPSFYEIIDYEEIADTLDINVHDFNMLFPCQIVSTGLKDILIPIRNMEILDTIKPNFEKVAELSRKYDVIGYHMFVLDSVSNSNAYCRNLAPLYGIDEESATGTSSGALACYLYKYGIFDASQCHNITFEQGYSMNMPSEINVKLNVKESDICEVKVGGKALNMNLREVEI, from the coding sequence ATGAAGGTTAAGGTATATACGATAAATGCATTTGCTAAGACAAAGCAAGGTGGAAATCCTGCTGGAGTAGTTTTAGATGCTGATAATTTAAGTGAAGATGTTATGAAAAAAATTGCTAGAATAATAGGATTCAGTGAAATAGCTTTTATCATGAAGTCAAACAAAGCGGATTTCAAAGTAAGATTTTTCACACCAAATGAAGAGGTTGACCTCTGTGGTCATGCGACTATTGCTGCATTTTCAGTATTGTTAAAAACAGAATGTATTAATCCTGGAACATATACTCAAGAAACAAAAGCGGGGATTTTAGCAGTTGAAGTTGATGAAAATGGAATAATCATGATGACTCAGACTAATCCATCATTTTATGAAATTATTGATTATGAAGAGATAGCAGATACATTAGATATTAATGTTCATGATTTTAATATGCTATTTCCTTGTCAAATTGTTTCAACTGGACTTAAAGATATACTTATACCAATAAGGAACATGGAGATTTTAGATACTATCAAGCCTAATTTTGAAAAAGTAGCAGAATTAAGCAGAAAATACGATGTTATTGGATATCATATGTTTGTGCTTGATTCAGTCAGTAATTCAAATGCATACTGCAGAAATTTAGCTCCACTATATGGAATAGATGAAGAATCAGCAACAGGGACTTCAAGCGGAGCTTTAGCTTGTTATCTATATAAATATGGCATTTTTGATGCGTCCCAATGTCACAACATTACTTTTGAACAAGGATATTCTATGAATATGCCATCGGAAATAAATGTAAAACTTAATGTTAAAGAAAGTGATATTTGTGAAGTTAAGGTCGGAGGGAAGGCATTAAATATGAACTTAAGAGAAGTTGAGATTTAG
- a CDS encoding transcriptional regulator, translating into MTISKKLKSYIPLADMISESFGNKCEVVIHDLSTPQNSVVYVSNGYITDRRIGQSFDHLIKDVLLSKDFKNDYKANYTFQLKNGKNIKSSTSLIRDENDEVIGAFCMNFEIDEFIKMQSFLNIFLSENINVSNEPDVPTIDSFDNVSEIIDSLIDNTIGDIDVTGMKRSDNIELLMFMYDKGIFLTKGAIDKVANKLQVSPVTIYSYLDEIKKKKKA; encoded by the coding sequence ATGACTATTTCAAAAAAATTAAAATCATATATTCCATTAGCTGATATGATTTCGGAGTCCTTTGGTAATAAATGTGAAGTTGTTATACACGATTTGTCAACTCCACAAAATTCAGTTGTATATGTATCAAACGGATATATAACGGATAGAAGAATAGGTCAGTCTTTTGATCATTTAATCAAAGATGTATTGTTGTCGAAAGATTTTAAAAATGATTATAAGGCTAATTATACATTTCAATTAAAAAATGGTAAAAATATAAAATCATCTACATCATTAATTAGAGATGAAAATGATGAGGTAATTGGAGCATTTTGCATGAACTTTGAAATAGACGAGTTTATCAAAATGCAGTCGTTTCTAAACATATTCTTGTCAGAAAATATTAATGTATCAAATGAACCAGATGTACCAACAATTGATTCATTTGATAATGTCTCTGAGATAATAGATAGTCTCATAGATAATACCATTGGAGATATTGATGTAACTGGAATGAAGAGAAGCGATAATATAGAGTTATTAATGTTTATGTATGATAAAGGCATATTTCTTACAAAAGGAGCTATAGACAAAGTGGCTAATAAACTTCAGGTATCTCCAGTTACAATTTATTCATATTTAGATGAAATTAAGAAAAAAAAGAAAGCATAA
- a CDS encoding acetamidase/formamidase family protein: MICIEKDKIHFSFDSEIEPVAYAENGDIVKFCCQDCYCEQIVTDGYDFNNIDMKRNNPATGPLYIKGAEPGDVLRVEIKAIDLMDQGSMCARNGAGIYEIDGCHCRKFLIEDGMIKFDNEICIPIRPMVGVIGTAPEDSSVSTQTPGEHGGNLDINDIGVGAVLYLPVNVQGALFSLGDIHAVQGDGETVICALEMSGEVTVKVNILKGRSDIPIPFIIAQNNYITTAADVSLDKCSVVAAQKMHKFLQEHSSLTDAQSGLLLSLAGNLRISQIVNPDKGCIMEFPIGLAKEKFER, from the coding sequence ATGATTTGTATTGAAAAAGACAAAATTCATTTTTCTTTTGATTCTGAAATAGAGCCTGTTGCTTATGCTGAAAATGGAGACATAGTAAAGTTTTGTTGTCAAGATTGTTATTGTGAACAAATTGTTACAGACGGTTATGATTTTAATAATATAGATATGAAGCGTAATAATCCAGCAACAGGTCCTCTTTATATAAAAGGGGCAGAACCTGGTGATGTTCTTAGAGTAGAGATTAAGGCAATAGATCTTATGGATCAGGGTTCAATGTGTGCACGTAATGGTGCTGGCATTTATGAAATCGATGGTTGTCATTGTCGTAAGTTTCTGATAGAAGATGGAATGATAAAGTTTGATAATGAAATTTGTATTCCGATTCGCCCTATGGTAGGTGTAATTGGAACTGCTCCAGAAGACAGTAGTGTTTCAACCCAAACACCAGGAGAACATGGCGGGAATTTGGATATAAATGATATTGGAGTGGGAGCTGTGTTGTATTTGCCTGTTAATGTACAAGGGGCTTTGTTTTCTTTGGGAGACATACATGCGGTACAGGGAGATGGAGAAACAGTTATTTGTGCATTGGAGATGAGCGGTGAAGTAACTGTAAAAGTTAATATTCTTAAGGGACGTAGCGATATTCCCATACCATTTATTATTGCACAAAATAATTATATTACTACTGCTGCAGATGTATCACTTGATAAGTGCAGTGTAGTGGCAGCGCAGAAGATGCATAAATTTTTGCAAGAGCATTCTTCGCTTACGGATGCCCAAAGTGGATTATTACTTTCACTTGCAGGAAATCTTAGAATTAGCCAAATTGTAAATCCAGATAAAGGTTGTATAATGGAGTTTCCGATTGGTTTGGCAAAAGAAAAATTTGAAAGATAA
- a CDS encoding threonine synthase, whose protein sequence is MKYICLKCGVTEKVTTRKAKCDCGGLWKLDWKAPKFDLSLVDRDTWSIFRYRAFMPLIGESWREISLGEGMTPVIQFDEDVLLKMDYFMPTLSFKDRGAAVLIAHCKSIGVDSVVQDSSGNAGNSVAAYCAKAGIDCEIFVPEGTSIKKIDMIKSHNTKVNVVSGTRDHCADVCRSKIVERGSYYASHVYNPFFYEGTKTYIYEVYEQLNRIPSNIFIPLGNGTLFIGVIKALEELFENNLIDKMPNIVAVQSEYCDPFAKAVITGKMNPVGVIPKPTMAEGIAIGIPMRGEEILEYIYKYDIEIITAPENRIIEARKALSAKGIYCEHTTAATYAAYLKYCDLNGKTSDSLLPMCGAGLKSDH, encoded by the coding sequence ATGAAATATATTTGCTTAAAATGCGGTGTAACCGAAAAAGTAACAACTAGAAAAGCAAAGTGTGATTGTGGTGGACTTTGGAAATTAGATTGGAAAGCTCCTAAGTTTGATCTGTCTTTAGTTGATCGTGATACATGGAGTATTTTTCGTTATCGAGCTTTCATGCCTTTAATAGGAGAAAGTTGGAGAGAAATCAGTTTGGGCGAAGGGATGACTCCTGTGATTCAATTTGATGAAGATGTTTTACTTAAAATGGATTATTTTATGCCTACTTTGTCCTTTAAAGATAGAGGTGCGGCTGTATTGATTGCTCATTGTAAATCAATTGGCGTGGATTCTGTTGTGCAAGATAGTAGTGGCAATGCTGGAAATAGCGTCGCAGCCTATTGTGCAAAAGCTGGAATCGATTGTGAGATATTTGTTCCAGAAGGAACATCAATTAAAAAGATTGATATGATTAAATCTCATAATACAAAGGTCAATGTCGTTTCTGGAACTAGGGATCATTGTGCAGATGTATGTAGGTCGAAAATAGTGGAGCGGGGAAGCTATTATGCAAGTCACGTCTATAACCCTTTCTTCTATGAAGGAACAAAAACCTATATTTATGAAGTCTATGAACAACTTAACAGAATTCCTTCTAATATATTCATTCCTCTTGGAAACGGCACACTTTTTATTGGAGTTATAAAAGCATTAGAAGAATTATTTGAAAATAATCTCATAGATAAAATGCCAAATATAGTTGCAGTCCAAAGTGAATATTGTGATCCATTTGCAAAAGCAGTTATTACTGGAAAAATGAATCCAGTTGGAGTAATACCTAAACCGACGATGGCTGAAGGTATTGCTATTGGCATACCGATGCGCGGTGAAGAAATTTTGGAGTATATTTATAAATATGATATTGAAATAATTACGGCACCAGAAAACAGAATAATCGAAGCTAGAAAAGCTCTTTCGGCAAAAGGTATCTATTGCGAGCATACAACAGCGGCTACATATGCTGCATATTTAAAATATTGTGATTTAAATGGGAAAACTTCTGACAGCTTGCTTCCTATGTGTGGAGCAGGACTTAAATCTGATCACTAA
- a CDS encoding RidA family protein, producing the protein MEKIKPEFQNKNNGHYTPGIISNGMLYVSGQLAIAPDTKQVPKGGIEEHAKLALKNVDRVLKEAGLFRDDIVQCRVYISDIDQWDIVDQVYSDFFGKHKPARIVLPVGKLHYGSLIEVEAIAEVNQR; encoded by the coding sequence ATGGAGAAGATTAAACCTGAATTTCAAAATAAGAATAATGGGCATTATACACCTGGTATTATTTCCAATGGAATGCTTTATGTATCGGGACAACTAGCTATAGCCCCTGATACTAAGCAGGTACCAAAGGGTGGAATAGAGGAGCATGCTAAACTTGCTTTGAAAAATGTTGACAGAGTTTTGAAAGAAGCTGGACTTTTTCGAGATGATATTGTTCAGTGTAGAGTGTATATATCAGATATTGATCAGTGGGATATAGTAGATCAAGTTTATAGTGATTTCTTTGGAAAACACAAGCCTGCACGCATTGTTTTACCTGTTGGGAAGCTACACTATGGAAGCCTTATAGAAGTTGAAGCTATTGCGGAGGTGAATCAAAGATGA